The window TAGTTGTTGATGAAATCAACCCACTCATTGCCATCCACATCGTAGATGCGACAGCCAACCCCGTGATCGAAGTAGAACGGGTAGGGCTGATGGTAGATCGTCGTGCGAGTATTTCCACCCGGCAGCGAATGGGTTGCGCGCTCAAACAGCGCCCGCGAGCGCGGGGTAGCGTTGCGATAGCGATCTTCGACTGCACTCATATACATTGGCGAGACGGCCACCTCAGGACTCCTTTCGCAGCATCGCGGAGGCTAGAGCAGCGGCCGGAACGGCAGACGCCGCAGAAATCGCCCGGCGCCGGCCTGGCCGACAAACTGATGATCGCGCACTACCACGGCGCCGCGCGAGAGCACATACGCGGTGGCTCCTCGCACCTCAAGCCCTTCATAGACACAATAGTCCACTTTGGAATGCATCCGGTCGACGCTCAGTGTCCAGGCAACCTCAGGATCCCACACAACCAGGTCGGCGTCTGCGCCAATCGCAATATCGCCCTTGCGCGGGTAGAGCCCAAACAGCCGCGCCGGGGCGGTTGCGGTGACATCGACAAAGCGGTTCAGACTCATGCGCCCGGCTAGCACGCCATAGGTGTAGAGCACAAACAGGCGCTCTTCGATGCCAGGCATGCCGTTAATAATGCCGCGAAAGTCGTCGAGGCTCTGGTCCTTTTGCCCCTTGAACATCCAGGCCGAGTGATCGGTGCCAACCGTCTGCAGTGTGCCGTTGGCCAGCGCTTGCCAGAGCGCGGCCTGATGCTCGCTCGATCGCAGCGGCGGCGCACAGATATACTTGGCGCCCATGCCATCGGGCTCGGCGAGTTGGTCAACCGAGAGCATCAGGTATTGCGGGCAGGTTTCGCCATACACCGGCTGGCCACGGCTGCGCGCGGCACTAAGCGCATCGACCGCCAGGCTGTTGGTCATGTGCACCACATACAGCGGTGCCTCGGCCAGCTGCGCCAGCACAATCGCGCGGTGCGTGGCTTCGCCTTCGAGCTCGGGTGGGCGGCTCAGCGCCCAGTACTTGGGGGCAAGCTTACCCTCGGCGGCAAGCCGCTGCTGCAGCACCACAATCGCGTCGCCGTTTTCGGCATGCACCATCGTGAGCCCGCCGTGTTCGCGCGCCAGCAACAGTGTGCGGAAGAGCGTCTCGTCGTCAGCCTGCACCAGACCCTTGTAGGCCATGAATACCTTGAAACTGGGGATGCCCTCGGCGATCATCAGCGGGATCTCCTGCCGCACCGAGTCGCTCAGATCCTGGATCATTGCGTGGAAGCTGTAATCGATTACCGCCTTGCCCTCGGCCTTGCTATGCCAGCCGTCGATCGCCGAGCGCAGCGACTGGCCGCGCGCCTGCAACGCAAAGTCGACTACAGTGGTCGTACCGCCACATGCTGCGGCGATCGTGCCCGCGCGCCAGTCGTCAACTGTCGTGTACTTGCCGAAGGGAGTGTCGATATGCGTGTGTACATCGATTGCGCCAGGGAACACATATTTACCAGTCGCGTCGATTTGCTCGACATCGCCCACGCTCAGCTGACGACCGATCTGGGCGATTACACCATTATCGATCAGCAGATCGGCCTGGTAGGTGCTGGCCGCTGTCACAATTGTTCCGTTCGTGATGAGTGTACGCACCTAGCCCTCCTGCGCCCGCAGCGCTGATTGATTGAACCGTAGTGCCAGGAGGCCTGCAGATTTTGGTGTGGCTGCGCGCCTCTGTGATTCAACAGGCACGAAAGCTACGCCGGAGGATACTTAGCCAGCACAAGTATCCTCCAATGCCGAGCTTCTACACTGCTAGCGGGCCATACACGTCCGGCCGACGGTCGCGGAAGAAGCCCCAGGTGTTGCGCAGATCTTCCATCATGCGCAGATCGATCTCGGCATACACGATTTCGTCATTCTTGTCGCCGGCCTGGGACATGATCTGGCCTTTTGGATTAGCGAAGAAGCTGCTGCCGTAGTATTCCTGAGTTGGCGAGCCGCCCTCGTCGAGTCCGACGCGATTGACGCCGCCGATGTAATAGATGTTGTCGATCGCGTGCGCCTGCAACTCGATCTCCCACAAATAGCGTGACATGCCGGCGGTTGCAGTCGGCACCAACACCAGGTCAGCGCCGTTGAGCGCCAGCAGCCGGGCGTGCTCGGGGAAATGCCGATCGTAGCAAATCATCACACCGATGTTGACCCCAAAAGGAGTGCGCCAGACGGGGAAGCCGAGGTTACCCGGCTTGAAGTAAAATTTCTCATTCCCGATCAGGTTGTTGGCCTTCACTAACGGAATGCTGGTCTTGCGATACTTGCCCATGATTTCGCCGTCGGGGCCAAGAACCACCGCTGTGTTATAGAGCTCCCCCGGGATGACCTTCTCGTAAATTGGCGCGACCAGCACTACCCGGTTTTCGGCGGCAACCTTCCGCATTTCGTGAACAGTCGGGCCATCGATTGGCTCGGCCAGATCCCAGAAGGCTGGCTCCTCCGTATAGCAGAAATAGGTGGTATTGAACAGCTCTTGCAGGCAGACGATTTGTGCGCCATTGCTCGCCGCCTCGGCCACATAGCGCTTGGCCTTCGCGATATTGTTCGCCTTCTCCGATGAGCCGATAAACTGGATCAGCGCGGCCTTGGGAAGAGCCATGGGGAACCTCCTCATCTCGCAATTATTCCAAATCCGAATAGGCAGGCAGCCGCATGCCACCCTGATCGGGCAGGCAGGGCGCAAGACACAGCCAGCCACACGCGTATCTTCGGTACGCGCAGGGAATCTGTACCACAGGTGGGCGAGCCCGCTCTGGTAGGTAGATCACCAGTGATGCGTGAAGGTCGCCGCGCCGATCGAGCGAAGATCTATCGCTGCAAACGATATAGAAGTTGTGTTGGTTGGGAGCTTAGCGCTGATCATAGCAGCGCGGGGAGGGCAAATTCAATAGCTCAGACGGATAAGCTTCCCGGGAGTAGATTATCCGGCAGGGCTAAGATTTGTACGGCAAGCTGCAGACGGAAGCGCGTATCAGGGCTAGCCAGATCAAGGCCGCATAGCTCGGCACAGCGCTCGAGCCGGTAGCTCACGGTCTTTGGATGCACGCAGAGGCTCTGCGCGGTCTGTTTCAGGCGAAAGCCGCCCCTGGTCCATGCTAGCAGGGTTTTTTCCAGCTGCTCACCGTGGCGTGTGGCTCGCAACGCGCCGAAGAGATCATCAAGGAATGGCGCGCGCGCAGTCGGGTCGCCCAGCAGCAGGCGAGGCACCAGCACCTGCTCGTAGCGATACCAGTTGCCGGGCTTAAAGTGCGGCAGCAGCGCACAGATTTCCTCAGGCGCGCTGCATGCCTGAAGGGCCGCGGTACGCCCGGCTTACGACAAAGGTGATGTCGGGCTCGGCCAGCGTGTCCCAGAATGTCTCGGGCGGGTAGCCGGCGGGCAAGAGAAAGGGGATACGGTTATGCGAGAGCGATACTAGCGCTGGCAAGTTTAAATCGCGCAGGCGCCGGCGCAGCCGCTCGGCGAGACGCTCGCGACGCAGAAAGTTCTCATCGGAGAGCGGCAGCGTGATCTCAAGTATGAGCATGCCGACATGGTAGGCGGCGTTACTATCGAATCCCAACAACTGCGCACGTTCGATCGCCTGCGGCGAGGCGTGAAAACGTCCCTCGAGTAAGGCGTCGAGGAATGAATAACCGAGCCGGGCCTCGACGGCAGTCAGCGAGCGCTGGTGTGCAATGTGTAGCGCCGCGACCACGGCCGCATGCTCGGCAGCACGCGTATCTAGCTCGCTGAGCGGGTTGGCACCCTCAATAATCCAGACCAACCCGACTAGCTCTTGCTTAATGCGCACCGGGCACACCACCCGGCGCTTGATGCCAAGCTCAGGCGCGCCAGGGATCTGAATTGGCCGCACCGATGCACGCACTAATCGACCCAGGCCATTCTGCTCGAGCCAATCATCATAGATCTGCGCGCTGCGGCCCTGCTCGAGAGTGGCGCGGCGGATCGCGTCCTCCTGTCTGTCCACGCTATGATAGGCTAACACGTGGCCCTCAGGGTCCTCGAACGTTACCGCTCGGTTAAGCTGGTTGCCGAGCGTGCTGATCAGATCTTGAAGACTGGTTGCCTCAACCGCTGCATACGTCAGACCACGGTGGATCTCCTCTGAACGTCGGATCATGCCGTACTGTTCTGCCAGAATGGCGCTGTAGACTTCGTGGAGTACCTGGCCAAACGAGTCGGCCCACGGGATCTCAAACAGTGGCAGACCAAGATCGTTGGCCATTTCGCAGGCAGCAGCTGGCATGGCCTCAAAGAAGCCAGGCACAGCCAGCCCTACTGCAGCAAGATGACAGGCGTTGAGATCGTGGATCAGTGTGCGAAGCG of the Candidatus Kouleothrix ribensis genome contains:
- a CDS encoding acyltransferase, encoding MALPKAALIQFIGSSEKANNIAKAKRYVAEAASNGAQIVCLQELFNTTYFCYTEEPAFWDLAEPIDGPTVHEMRKVAAENRVVLVAPIYEKVIPGELYNTAVVLGPDGEIMGKYRKTSIPLVKANNLIGNEKFYFKPGNLGFPVWRTPFGVNIGVMICYDRHFPEHARLLALNGADLVLVPTATAGMSRYLWEIELQAHAIDNIYYIGGVNRVGLDEGGSPTQEYYGSSFFANPKGQIMSQAGDKNDEIVYAEIDLRMMEDLRNTWGFFRDRRPDVYGPLAV
- a CDS encoding PucR family transcriptional regulator ligand-binding domain-containing protein, producing the protein MKLADALLLKSLERVRVVAGSAGLSRKVHGIHVVDFPNPIPWVRDGQILLTTGYAWPHDPSSLRTLIHDLNACHLAAVGLAVPGFFEAMPAAACEMANDLGLPLFEIPWADSFGQVLHEVYSAILAEQYGMIRRSEEIHRGLTYAAVEATSLQDLISTLGNQLNRAVTFEDPEGHVLAYHSVDRQEDAIRRATLEQGRSAQIYDDWLEQNGLGRLVRASVRPIQIPGAPELGIKRRVVCPVRIKQELVGLVWIIEGANPLSELDTRAAEHAAVVAALHIAHQRSLTAVEARLGYSFLDALLEGRFHASPQAIERAQLLGFDSNAAYHVGMLILEITLPLSDENFLRRERLAERLRRRLRDLNLPALVSLSHNRIPFLLPAGYPPETFWDTLAEPDITFVVSRAYRGPSGMQRA
- a CDS encoding helix-turn-helix domain-containing protein → MPRLLLGDPTARAPFLDDLFGALRATRHGEQLEKTLLAWTRGGFRLKQTAQSLCVHPKTVSYRLERCAELCGLDLASPDTRFRLQLAVQILALPDNLLPGSLSV
- the hydA gene encoding dihydropyrimidinase, with the protein product MRTLITNGTIVTAASTYQADLLIDNGVIAQIGRQLSVGDVEQIDATGKYVFPGAIDVHTHIDTPFGKYTTVDDWRAGTIAAACGGTTTVVDFALQARGQSLRSAIDGWHSKAEGKAVIDYSFHAMIQDLSDSVRQEIPLMIAEGIPSFKVFMAYKGLVQADDETLFRTLLLAREHGGLTMVHAENGDAIVVLQQRLAAEGKLAPKYWALSRPPELEGEATHRAIVLAQLAEAPLYVVHMTNSLAVDALSAARSRGQPVYGETCPQYLMLSVDQLAEPDGMGAKYICAPPLRSSEHQAALWQALANGTLQTVGTDHSAWMFKGQKDQSLDDFRGIINGMPGIEERLFVLYTYGVLAGRMSLNRFVDVTATAPARLFGLYPRKGDIAIGADADLVVWDPEVAWTLSVDRMHSKVDYCVYEGLEVRGATAYVLSRGAVVVRDHQFVGQAGAGRFLRRLPFRPLL